Genomic DNA from Penaeus monodon isolate SGIC_2016 chromosome 4, NSTDA_Pmon_1, whole genome shotgun sequence:
aAATTAAGATACACCTTAAAATGTAAAATTAGTTACTGTATATCATCCTTTTAAGAGCGTATTCCATGTAAAGATTCGAGCCAGTGCAGTTTTTTCACCTAAGGCTTTACAGGCAGCATTTCCCCCGCAGCATCTGGGGGCAAGGGCGTCCCGTGGAACCCTTTCGCGCGAGGCTCTCGGGCTGTGAAGGACTGCAGCCAAATGTCGTACGACTGCAAGCGAGGCTGGGTGGACGACCCTGTCACCTTCAGTCAGGACCCCAACTACCCGAGGATTCGTGACTGGGTGTAAGTTGATTGCCTGGAATGAAAATGCAGGCATGGCCGTGGATTAATGCCTATTACGTTCCGTATGACACGATGTAAGGGGTGTGGACTTACTTACCCTCGATGCAAATAGACTTGCCAGCTTTTAAAAAAGCAAACTGTCGATAGTTGGCTTTTTACTTTCATTCAGTGTTACTTCAGGCAGTTCACCTTGCTTAGGAATGACATGGTCCTGCCAAAATATTTAGAGACTACCGGCAGCCTATGAAAACGCTTTGTTTAGGCCTGAGTAAATACCACGTGATTTAATAGAGCGTCCAGTCAAATCAAGGAACTCTGACTGTGATCCTGCTAGATGTGAACCCCAAGGTCCCCCCATTTCAGAATAGCTGTCAGTACCTGTTACCCTTTAAGTACGGTATTCCTATCTACAATGAATGATTTTCTAATAGAGATTAAACAGAATTTACCTTATAATTGTATTTCTGGATGTATTCTTTAGCATAACCAATGATGCCATagtttgataacaataattgagTGGGATTTAAGTGAATGACAGCATAAACTGGAAACTATACCTATAGCTATATCTTTTTACGCAAAGGAAAATGATGCAGAACAGATTAAACGAAATATGTATGAAAAGAAccatttaaaaatacacataacaaTTATACTTCATGCAGGTATGACCACATCTACTTCAATTTCTTTGACGGGACAACGGTGTATGACAACCAGGACTCCACGAAAGGAACAGTTGCTCGCGGACCTCACAAGGATGAGGTGTCCATGTTCTCTCGGGTTAGATTTCTCTGTTGTTTTCTCTCGTGTTCTCCGCCAGGCTATTTGTCTCTCAAtcagtgaatataatatattcaccatATTCTTTCCGACGAGGTAATTCATCCATTAATTTTACCATCTTTGTGATAGCTGGTGGTGCAACCCATCAGCATTAATCATCAGAGAGTCTAATTCGTACCTCGACGTGCGCTCAACAGGTTCAAGAAAGGGCGGTGCGGTTCCTCGATGGGAAGTACCCAGACAGGTATTCTGCAGAAGATTGTGCCTCCATCAGGTGAGTCGAAGATGTAACTGTTGATGATAAGTTATTTTGCAAGGTTGCTAATAGACGTAGCTGGAGTAAGACCGGGCATGGAAGGTTTATGTACATCAGAAATTTAGTCATTAGAATGTGCTATTTGTCATTATGCTGTGCCTTTACATGTTTCACAGTTAAATGTCTTTATACTCATCATCCCTCTGAGGAGAGAGGCCTCTGTTTAAATTACACGTGGAAGATCCCGCCAGATGCTCTGTACACTATATCCAAGATTAAAGCATCCTGGACACAAGTTAACTCTTTCCATTGAGCCCGTGTGATATGTGAACATAGAgaaagaagggtggagagagagaggaagggagagagaatagataaggaaggaaggggaaaggggaagcaatGAGATGTTTCGTTGAAATAACTGACAAGACAGCGAACATGAGAAAGCCAGGAAAGCATCTATCTAGTCTGGCTAGACTTCTCACTTAGAGAGTCATCAGGCTTCAAGGCGGTGCTCACCTCATTTGGGAACTTATTTAGTCagtaaaagatacacacacacacacacacacacacacacacacacacacacacacacacacacacacacacacacacacacacaacactatatatatatatatatatatatatatatatatatatatatatatatatatataaatatatatatatatattatgtatgtatgtgtgttgtgtgtctatatgttgttgtgtatatatatatatatatatatatataatatatatatatatatatatatatatatatatatatatatatatatattatttatatatatgtttgtatatatatatataatatatattatatatatatatatatattatatatatatatatatatatatatatattatattattactatttaatatataaaaatacacacacacacacaacatcacacacacacaacaacacaaacacacaaacacacacacacacatacacacatcacacacacacacatgcaccacacacaacacataccacacacacacacaacacaacacacacacacacacacacacacacaacacacaacacacaacaccacacacacacacacacacacacacacacacacaccacacagatatatatatatatatatatatatatatatatatatatatatattatatatatttatatatatatatatatatatataatatatatatatatatatttatatatatataatatatatatattatatcatatatatatatatatatatatatatatatattatatatatatgtgtgtgtgtgtgtgtgtgtgtgtgtgtgtgagtgtgtgtgtgtgtgtgttattacaaaTGCTTGTAACTAAGAGATAAATTTCCCGGCATTTCTTTAAATAGTCATAGTTTAGAATAATACACTTAATTTTGGAATATCAGTTGTCACCAGACTTTTCAAGGTATACTACAGGTTACCGTGAGGTAAACTGCGGAAGTCGTTGCTGAAACTTTAGCATCGCCTTTATTTGTTCGTGGCATTGGGGTTGGAGAGTTGTTGTCAGTGCTAGCACTGAAGCAGGAGCTAAAATTGGTGCTGAAGCAGGTTCTGAATAAAGAGGCTGGTCAAAGCAGAAAAAAACCCTGGTTAATCGTTGTTTGAGAAGGTATCCTTATTCTAGGGCCAAGTTACACCCTAAGACCTCGATGTTCTGTTTGACGTTTGTAAGGTCTCTTTCTGAGTGCCATGTgcaaacactgactgaaatttctcgTTAAGGATTTCACATATATCCTCTTCCTTAGTATAAAGTTTTTGTCTCTGTTGGCAATAAattgatctctacttttagtcttactataatggaataaggaaaaaaaagctgGTGTTTATTTggtcatttttttcataaatgttctAAGTCTATTTCTGCTTCTCTCGTAGTTTGGGCATACCGGTTCTTCCGATTTAAACCATCCATGAGATCCATGTCTTTTACAGTTTTCTTTAAGAGCTGTTTACTTTTTCTCATCTTCCATTTTTCTGAACCACGCTTGGCCTCCCTACGGACTGCGGAAGATTTTGAATGTCATATAAATTTTCTCTTCGTTTAGGTTTGTTTCCCAGTTTATCATATTATGAGGACAATATTTCATATCCTTTTTATTGTCAAGCGTTAACGGCCCGTCTAGCCCTCTGACCCGGAATGTTCAGTcttatgtgtgtgttacatatttatGAAAGTCATCGTGCACATGAACCATCTCTAGACTCGTCGGCTTCCCCACAGGTACCGCACTCTGCCCACGACGGGCATCGAAGTAGACGTGACATGCAGAGACAAGCGCACGGGCGACATCGACCGGGTGTCGATGCTGGCGCCCCTGGAGTCGCCACGGGTCCTCTACCACCACCCGGTGGCGGGCAGTAGacccatcaacattatcatgccGCTCAAGGGTCGACCTGATAACCTCCAGGTTGTTCACAAAAGAACCTTTTCGTTCTAGCCTGGTGCCTTTGTTGAATGGgttagaagagggaaggaaagaaacgcaatgagaaagagaattatgatgagaatgataaaaaaagaaaaaaagaaagaaaaggaatacatCAAATGCCCACAAAATGACATGCATTCTAAACTGATATTTAAAGCCTGTCAGTAATTCTCAACATTTGATcacataaaatcaaacaaaaaagcaGTTAGAAATGGGACGTGAGTGGGAGTTGAGGCACCTTTTTTAcacccataccctccctccctcagatcTTCATGCAGAACCTGGCCAGCATCCTGTCGAAGGACAACCGCCTCTCCGTCGGCCTCACGGTTGTCTACTTCAGAGACGACGACCAGCAGGAGTGTCAGCGCATCCTCCAAGAAGCCGAGAAATCGATCCCGAATCTCCAGGCAGAGTTCATCCTCCAGGAGGGGCCGTTCTCGCGAGGGCGTGGGCTCCAGGTGGGCGTGGAAAAAACGACGCTGAGGGCGGAAGTCGTCTTCTTCTGCGACGTCGATGTTCTTTTCACGAAGGAGTTCCTGACGAGGTGTCAGGCGACGCCCGTGGAAGGATACcaggtgaatgggggggggggggatatcagtatggtaacaggaataatgatgataatgctcagCATGCTGATGTTCAGTAAGAATaatatgagtgataatgatgatatcatccaAACTGACTCAAAGGTATTATGCAGGTGTTCATCCCCATGGTGTTCTCGCTGTACAACCCCGAGTTCATATACCCTCTGCATAAACACCGAATTCCGCCGCCTATTCAACAGCTGGAGGTCAACGATAACAACGGCTACTGGCGCGTGTGGGGTCACGGTAGGTCACGGACGGAGGAAAAACAGTGATTTCATTACCAAGTGTAAAAGTCAGTCATTTAAGATCATTTACATGTCATGGAATGACAGTTCACAGAGAATTAGTAAATATAATCAGTTACTGATTAATGTCTGATAACCTTAAAATATGTGGATACAAGAAATAATTGCAAATTTAAAATAAGTACCAGTATTCGCCGTAACTACAATCAAATCATTAAAAGTGGATTTTATGATTAAAAGTGTAATTCAGTGTGAATGATAACGCTACTTCACATCTCGTTATCACAATCATTCACATTGTCATTGCAAAGTATTAGAAAGATTTTTCTCGAATATATATGCGTCTATGCAGTACTAAGCTCTATCTTAAACCTTTTTCTCCCCAGTACTTATTTGGTATTGCTTTGTAGAGTACCTAGTGAAAATCCTTAACCATCCTTACATTTATACTATGTTTTCAACCCAAAGGCTGATGCTGTAAACAAAGCTATCGTTCTTGAGCAGCTGAAACACACAACGGTGTGTTTCAGCTGCTTTATCTGCCAGACGGATTGTGCATGCTCTTGCAATGAATTCCCATGCTCGAAGATCTAAACTCGGTACTTCCATAGAAACATACTAAATTATACTAGAAGTCGCAGTAGGGGTGAAGGATTCAATTTTTGTTGCTGTGTGGGTCTATGGATTAGAAACTGATAAAAGAAAGGTATACAAAAACGAATTTTGATATTCTCCCAATAGGGGCAGCTGGATACGAAA
This window encodes:
- the LOC119572550 gene encoding chondroitin sulfate N-acetylgalactosaminyltransferase 1-like → MNHDARRRLTQFLVLHGPFIRLGLRLALLSGCVVAFLAVAARIVTSGGKGVPWNPFARGSRAVKDCSQMSYDCKRGWVDDPVTFSQDPNYPRIRDWVYDHIYFNFFDGTTVYDNQDSTKGTVARGPHKDEVSMFSRVQERAVRFLDGKYPDRYSAEDCASIRYRTLPTTGIEVDVTCRDKRTGDIDRVSMLAPLESPRVLYHHPVAGSRPINIIMPLKGRPDNLQIFMQNLASILSKDNRLSVGLTVVYFRDDDQQECQRILQEAEKSIPNLQAEFILQEGPFSRGRGLQVGVEKTTLRAEVVFFCDVDVLFTKEFLTRCQATPVEGYQVFIPMVFSLYNPEFIYPLHKHRIPPPIQQLEVNDNNGYWRVWGHGMVCIYKSDFFKIGGFDMAKSGWGGEDLDLVKKTVRAGKHKIIRSLEPGLFHRYHSKECDGAQQFFACIKAKALNEASKLPFGLWYFKQKHNVSVYGVLAEGNEPHDHDDYGGPARPEVGPCPILEFCTDKNRETILGEFNFSKKLADVMFSASVVLVGTMSNFMMIAVKPIAPSP